A single genomic interval of Corylus avellana chromosome ca10, CavTom2PMs-1.0 harbors:
- the LOC132163871 gene encoding E3 ubiquitin-protein ligase SDIR1-like — MSFVFRGSRADLESGFPGYIPEPPAVRIHTTRPVNTNSLAFLVTVILLFMILNSHQMSPNFLLWVVVGVFLMATSLRMYATCQQLQAQARAHAAAASGLLAHTELRLHMPPSMALATRGRLQGLRLQLALLDREFDDLDYDTLRALDSDNTSTTPSMSEEQINALPVHKYRVAGSKNGSSSPQQESSSSGPAETKQDCRKADGSIKGPEDELTCSICLEQVNKGELVRSLPCLHQFHANCIDPWLRQQGTCPVCKFRAGSGWQDSRESESDGSDIV; from the exons ATGAGTTTTGTTTTTCGAGGGAGTAGAGCAGATCTTGAAAGTGGATTTCCAGGATATATTCCTGAACCACCTGCAGTG CGTATTCATACAACTCGGCCAGTTAATACTAATTCACTTGCTTTTCTTGTCACAG TTATTTTGCTTTTCATGATTCTGAATTCTCATCAGATGTCACCAAACTTTTTG CTCTGGGTAGTTGTGGGTGTCTTTTTGATGGCCACAAGCCTTAGGATGTATGCAACTTGTCAACAACTTCAAGCACAGGCACGGGCTCATGCTGCAGCAGCAAGTGGCTTGCTTGCTCATACTGAACTGCGACTGCACATGCCACCATCAATGGCGTTGGCAACAAGAGGACGATTACAAGGACTGAGACTCCAGCTTGCACTTCTTGACCGTGAGTTTGATGACCTAG ATTATGATACTCTCAGGGCATTGGACTCTGATAATACTTCCACCACTCCTTCAATGAGCGAGGAACAGATAAATGCTTTACCTGTTCACAAGTATAGGGTTGCTGGCTCAAAGAA TGGCAGCTCATCCCCGCAACAGGAGTCATCTTCTTCAGGCCCAGCTGAG ACTAAGCAAGACTGTAGAAAGGCAGACGGGAGCATAAAGGGCCCAGAAGATGAACTGACATGCAGCATTTGCTTGGAGCAAGTTAATAAGGGGGAGCTTGTTCGTAGCTTGCCATGTTTGCATCAG TTTCATGCCAATTGCATTGATCCATGGCTGCGGCAACAAGGCACATGCCCTGTTTGTAAATTCAGGGCAGGATCCGGATGGCAGGATAGCAGGGAGAGTGAATCAGATGGCTCAGACATCGTTTAA
- the LOC132163649 gene encoding E3 ubiquitin-protein ligase RDUF1 — protein sequence MSSPATSYWCYRCTRFVHMWSEDNLTCPYCDGGFIEEIENAPSSENPNRRFATSAMYLFGSNGQDSDRAPSPVSRRSRRRSGNRSPFNPVIVLRGGAAESAAEGDGERNSFELYYDDGAGSGLRPLPASMSEFLMGSGFDRLLEQLAQIEVTGLGRPENPPASKAAIESLPTIEIGGSHVRSESHCAVCKEAFELGSEAREMPCKHIYHTDCILPWLSLRNSCPVCRHELPSERNEAEISEDETVGLTIWRLPGGGFAVGRFSGGRRAAAERELPVVYTEMDGGFGAGGAPRRVSWASRTRGRESGGFRRAFRSMFSFLRFGSNSSGSESGSLSRSQSNSGSVLGRHARRRNRAWVLEDQSGNNGRW from the coding sequence ATGTCATCACCTGCGACGTCGTATTGGTGTTACAGATGCACGCGCTTCGTTCATATGTGGTCGGAGGATAATCTCACCTGCCCGTACTGCGACGGTGGGTTCATCGAGGAGATCGAGAACGCTCCTTCCTCGGAAAATCCCAACCGGCGATTCGCTACGTCCGCCATGTACTTATTCGGATCCAACGGTCAAGATTCAGACAGAGCCCCTAGTCCAGTCTCCCGCCGGAGCCGCCGGAGATCCGGCAACCGTTCGCCGTTCAACCCGGTCATAGTCCTCCGTGGCGGTGCGGCGGAATCTGCCGCTGAAGGTGATGGAGAGAGGAACAGCTTCGAGTTGTACTACGATGATGGGGCAGGGTCGGGACTTCGGCCGCTTCCGGCGAGCATGTCGGAGTTTCTGATGGGCTCGGGATTTGACCGGTTGTTGGAGCAGCTCGCCCAGATCGAAGTAACGGGGTTGGGGCGGCCCGAGAACCCGCCGGCATCGAAAGCCGCGATAGAGTCCCTGCCGACAATCGAAATCGGCGGCAGCCACGTCAGATCGGAGTCCCACTGCGCGGTTTGTAAGGAAGCGTTCGAACTGGGATCGGAGGCTCGCGAAATGCCGTGCAAGCACATATACCACACAGACTGTATCCTTCCCTGGCTTTCGCTCCGAAACTCTTGCCCGGTATGCCGGCACGAGCTGCCGAGCGAGCGAAACGAGGCGGAGATTTCGGAGGACGAGACCGTGGGGCTGACCATATGGAGGCTACCGGGAGGTGGGTTCGCGGTGGGGAGGTTTTCCGGTGGGAGAAGAGCGGCGGCGGAGAGAGAGCTACCGGTCGTTTACACCGAAATGGATGGTGGGTTCGGGGCGGGTGGGGCTCCGAGACGGGTTTCGTGGGCTTCGAGGactagagggagagagagtggtGGTTTTCGGAGGGCTTTCCGTAGTATGTTTTCGTTCTTGAGGTTTGGGTCGAATTCTTCTGGGTCTGAATCTGGGTCTTTGAGCAGAAGTCAGAGCAATTCGGGTTCTGTGTTGGGTAGGCACGCTCGGAGGCGGAACAGAGCTTGGGTTTTGGAGGATCAGAGTGGGAATAATGGAAGATGGtga
- the LOC132163075 gene encoding receptor-like protein 33, whose translation MAIYSLFLMTISVFGVVSSPCFRNEQSLLLQLKNNLTFNSTMSTKLVKWNQSADCCSWEGVTCNEGRVIGLDLTNESISGGLDNSSSLFSLQHLESLSLAYNDFNYSHEIPSEFDKLANLSYLNLSFAYFTGQIPIAISRLTRLVTLDLSFNDLHLENPNFKVLIQNLSELMELNLDGVLISAPGNEWCRALSSSLPNLRVLSLSYCNLSGPIDSSLRNLHSLSIIRLNDNDFSAPVPEFFADFKNLTSLKVSYSGFDGKFPEKIFQIPTLLTLDLSSNFLLEGSLPEFPPNGSLQTMNLYRTGFSGTLPSSIGNLKMLSTVGLGSCNFIGSIPDSMASLTQLKYLDISNNKFSGSIPNFSMCKNLTTVRLYNNYLSSEIISTQWEKLLNLESLLLGDNLLNGNIPDSPFSLTSLLMLDLSYNQFSGQLKEFSNASSFLEYLYLDNNHLEGPIPMSIFELHGLRYLSLGSNKFNNSLNLSVIQQLKNLSYLDLSHTSLLSEYNDFNFSLSSVPLDKLILASCKLKKIPDFLRNQSYLFYLDLSHNQIFGEMPNWIWKLPNLSYLDLSYNFLVTLEGPILNVSLFSLHLRSNQLQGQLPNIPHVEYLDFSENSLDPSILANISWSLPSVRSIFLSSNKLNGSIPGSICNATYFEGLDLSNNFFSGTIPQCLIEMSGSLNVINLRKNNLIGIIPDAFPDNCGLQTLSLNKNQLEGGLPKSLANCIGLEVLDIGNNHIEGTFPIYLKNTSWLSVLVLRSNKFYGSITHLELNVTWPWLQIVDIASNNFTGNLPIILLLSWTSMMDRGHGVGVGSNYLAYIGNFSYQDTVTIISKGLEMELVKIPTILTTLDFSCNYFDGPIPEEIGELTLLHTLNLSHNAFTSEIPPSLGKLSHLESLDLSNNELSGEIPVQLANGSSLNCVLEKNIIKDRHSEIKSRGISYGYEAQHLQEQGFVRESVRLDVRVFNFYKDEDKLPPSASV comes from the exons ATGGCCATTTACTCACTTTTCTTGATGACCATTTCTGTCTTTGGGGTGGTGTCTAGCCCATGTTTCCGCAATGAGCAGTCCTTGTTGCTGCAATTGAAGAACAATCTTACGTTTAATTCTACTATGTCCACTAAACTTGTTAAGTGGAATCAAAGTGCTGATTGTTGCTCTTGGGAAGGCGTAACCTGCAACGAGGGCCGTGTTATTGGTCTCGACCTGACCAACGAATCCATCTCGGGTGGACTCGACAATTCAAGCAGCCTTTTCAGCCTTCAGCATCTCGAGAGCCTGAGTTTGGCTTATAACGACTTCAACTATTCTCATGAGATTCCATCAGAGTTTGACAAGCTTGCGAATTTGAGTTATTTGAATCTCTCATTTGCTTACTTTACAGGGCAGATTCCTATTGCGATTTCGCGCTTGACAAGGTTGGTTACTCTTGATTTATCTTTCAATGACCTTCATCTTGAGAATCCAAATTTTAAAGTGTTGATTCAAAACCTTTCGGAGCTTATGGAACTTAATCTTGATGGTGTACTTATATCAGCTCCAGGTAATGAGTGGTGTCGGGCATTATCATCTTCGCTCCCAAATCTGAGAGTGTTGAGCTTGTCATACTGCAATCTTTCAGGCCCGATTGATTCCTCCTTGCGGAATCTTCATTCCCTCTCAATTATTCGTTTGAATGATAACGACTTTTCTGCTCCAGTTCCAGAATTTTTTGcagatttcaaaaatttgacTTCCTTGAAAGTCAGTTATTCTGGGTTTGATGGAAAATTTCCGGAAAAAATCTTCCAAATTCCAACGCTACTAACTCTTGATTTGTCAAGTAACTTTCTCCTTGAAGGTTCTTTGCCAGAATTTCCTCCAAATGGATCTCTTCAAACCATGAATCTTTACAGAACAGGTTTTTCTGGGACATTACCATCTTCTATCGGTAACCTTAAAATGTTGTCAACAGTAGGTCTTGGGAGTTGCAATTTCATTGGATCAATTCCAGACTCAATGGCGAGCCTCACGCAATTGAAGTATTTGGATATCTCAAACAACAAATTCAGTGGATCAATTCCAAATTTCAGCATGTGCAAGAATCTGACTACTGTAAGGCTTTATAATAATTATCTGTCAAGTGAAATTATTTCCACTCAGTGGGAAAAACTTTTGAATCTTGAGAGTTTGTTGTTGGGTGACAATTTACTGAATGGGAATATTCCAGATTCTCCATTTTCACTTACATCATTGCTAATGTTAGATCTTTCCTATAATCAATTTTCTGGTCAACTCAAAGAATTTTCCAACGCTTCTTCCTTCTTGGAATACCTTTATTTGGATAACAACCATTTGGAAGGGCCAATACCCATGTCTATCTTTGAACTCCATGGTCTTCGATATCTCTCGCTTGGttcaaacaaatttaataaCTCCCTGAACCTTAGTGTGATTCAGCAGTTAAAAAATCTTTCATACCTTGATCTTTCTCACACCAGCTTGTTATCTGAATATAATGATTTTAACTTTTCGTTATCCTCTGTTCCCCTTGACAAATTAATTCTCGCTTCCTgcaagttgaaaaaaattcctgaTTTCTTGAGAAACCAATcctatttattttatctagacCTTTCACACAACCAGATCTTTGGAGAGATGCCCAACTGGATCTGGAAACTTCCTAATCTTTCTTACTTAGATCTCTCTTACAATTTTCTAGTGACTTTGGAAGGACCTATCCTCAATGTTTCTCTTTTTAGCCTACATCTTCGCTCCAATCAACTCCAAGGGCAGCTCCCAAATATCCCGCATGTTGAATACTTGGATTTCTCAGAGAATAGTTTGGATCCCTCCATTCTAGCTAACATCAGTTGGTCCCTTCCTTCCGTTAGATCCATTTTTCTTTCAAGTAATAAATTGAATGGGAGCATCCCTGGATCAATATGCAATGCTACATATTTTGAAGGTCTAGATTTGTCTAATAATTTCTTCAGTGGCACAATTCCCCAGTGCTTGATTGAGATGAGTGGTTCACTTAATGTGATAAATCTAAGGAAAAACAACCTCATTGGCATAATTCCCGATGCATTTCCAGATAATTGTGGTTTACAAACTTTATCTCTCAATAAAAACCAACTAGAAGGAGGGTTACCAAAATCTTTGGCCAATTGCATTGGGTTGGAGGTCTTGGACATTGGGAACAACCACATCGAGGGTACGTTCCCAATTTACTTGAAGAACACATCCTGGTTGAGCGTTCTTGTTTTGCGATCTAACAAATTTTACGGATCCATTACTCATCTAGAACTTAATGTCACTTGGCCATGGCTTCAAATTGTAGACATAGCTTCAAATAATTTTACTGGTAACCTTCCAATAATACTTCTTTTGTCTTGGACATCAATGATGGATCGTGGGCATGGGGTGGGCGTGGGGAGTAATTACCTTGCATATATCGGTAATTTTTCTTATCAAGATACGGTAACAATTATTAGCAAGGGTTTAGAGATGGAGCTGGTGAAGATTCCAACTATCCTCACCACCCTTGACTTCTCTTGTAACTACTTTGATGGTCCTATACCTGAAGAAATTGGAGAACTCACACTGTTACATACTCTCAACCTGTCGCATAATGCTTTCACAAGCGAAATTCCACCATCTTTGGGAAAATTGAGTCATCTTGAGTCACTAGACCTATCAAACAACGAGCTTTCTGGTGAGATTCCCGTGCAACTCGCCAATG GATCTTCCCTCAACTGTGTCTTAGAAAAGAACATCATCAAAGACAGGCATTCAGAAATCAAGAGCCGAGGCATTAGTTATGGTTATGAGGCGCAACACCTCCAG GAGCAAGGCTTTGTAAGAGAATCTGTAAGGCTAGATGTTAGAGTTTTCAACTTCTATAAGGATGAAGACAAACTTCCCCCAAGTGCTAGTGTGTGA